The DNA sequence aCAATATTTGCTTTAAATATGTTCAAAcactgaaaattaaaaattaaacatTAATGTGAACGTAGGATTTGTGTCTTTATAATTTATACATAACGTTTGATTTCAAAATTTGAATTTCTTGGAGAAATCTTTCACCGGGGCAACTATTACATGGCTCACAATTCCGTCAACTAAAATAAATATATACTATATTTTTAATCAAACTAGTGAATAcccaaataaaataaatatatagtaCTATATTTTTAATCAAACAAGTGAATACCCAAATTTCAACAAAAAATAATTGTTATAGTCTTGTAAATTAGTTTGGTTGATTAGATCAGCATCCCCTTTTCCGGTTGTGTCATCCCTCTATGAAATAATCGCATTAGGTCTTTATTTCAATATCTACTtcaaagatgttcaaaaaatTTGAAACCCGAAATTCAATCCGTTTCGGAAAAAAGTCCGAAAAATTCGATTTCGAAAAAaattcggtttcggttcggtCTGACTCACAGATCTTAAATGGACCTTcttttttctcgaaaatccgATCCGGCCCGAAACCAGAAAAATCCGGATAAAAATTAGGATTTAACAAAGCCGGGATAAAAGCCCAGTTAAAAGTGCGATTCGCCCCGGATAAAAGCACGGGCATTTTGAAAATCCCGATTAAAAAAccttttttatataaaatttaaaaatatacaatatttttataattttaattttaaaaaaattatattgtaatattaaaaacaattaaggtatatatgattattcatatattatattaaaaattagtATTTATTTCGGTGTCTAAACTACACTATCTCATataaactactcatagtttatatcagatatttaaactactcataattcgagttataaaatataaaattaatttttaatatataaataaaaatccCGAATAGAGACCGGTTCGGCCCGGTCCGCGGGTCTAAAACAAGTCTTAAATTTCTTCGGAAGTTCGGCCCGATCCGATTTTTAAAAAAGTCCGGCCCGATCCGTTTCCAAACAAAACAGGTTTTAAAGTCCGGATAAAACCCGGTTCGATGGGTTTTTTGTGaatctctaatcttcatatagTCAAACTTATTGATGAGAATAGTTAGATATAGTcttaaaatttattattgacgGGGTATAATATTCAAATCACAGCAccaatatattaaaattataatttatgaTAATAAAAATAACCGTGCACCGTATGAGTTATATATACTggtttatttaatattaaaaaatacatttaagtattttatttaaataaataatctTATGTAAACAAAAAAGTCAAATCCAGCTATTTTCACTTAAAATGTACTCCACAAAAACGAATATAAAACCCCACTCCATACCTCCTTTTCATTTTCAGATTCCCGCAAACCCAAAAACCTCCCTTATCCATTCTCTTATTTCCTCTCCTGTCTATACTTACATACACTAAGCCTTCCATATTAAACATTTGTATCTATCTCCACTTCTTGTAATGTATACACTAACTGGGTCAGATGCAATCCCAAAAGAACTCAACAATCTTTACTTCTCTTCCAATTTCAATCACAAACCGGAAAATAATAGTAATTTTTCGGGTTCTAACTTATCCCGATACAGATCTGCTCCGAGTTCAATTTTTGATATTTTACTTGATGAAGTGAAAATTGATTTGAATTCAAGTGAATTGAAATATGGGGTTGATTTGAAACAAGAAGTTGTGGATTTAGATGGGTCGGCTTTTTTTAATGTTCCGGATATGGGGTATGTTATTCCGGGTGAGGATAGTGGTGTTTGTAATGTGGATAAGTCGTTTAGAGGATCGGAAGAGGTGAAGAAAAACTCGAATTTGACAAGACAAAGTAGTTCCCCAGCAGGGTACTTGTCAAATTTGGTTGCAGAAATTGGTAAGAaaatatgtatttatttttatatttttaatatatgtatatacttttatatttatattgtttttatgtgttgtatgtgaattttaattttatgtttgtttagtttttttttattggATTTGATGGTAAAGAAATGGATGGTAGTAGGAAATGAGATAGTAAAGTTTATTTTAATTGTTTAGTTGTTTGAATGTTGAATGAAATGTGAcattttagaattttttttgtTAAGTGAAAAAGTTGACtttagaaaaaagaaaaagaaaaaaatgttGACTTTTCTACTATTTTGGATCTCACAAATAGGATCAATTTTGTCCCGATTAATGTCCTTTCAGTGTTGTGAAGAGTGGTTAGTAATTTAATACACTTTTTATCCCTTTGATGTTTGATCACATCTCGAGTATAAAGTTTTATAACTTTAGTTTTGCATTTGTAAAGcttttttgaattttataaaataaaaatgtaaaGGGTCAAGGATTTATAGTCAACTAGTAACAAAGCTTTCTTAAACTAATAACATAGTGATAGTGAACAGAGTGAGTTCTCTAAAGAAGACATTGTAGCAAGTACATAATTTTTGTTTAAAGGTTATTACCTATTATTAGAAAATTACAAATCCATATTTTTTTGTTATAGAAAACAAAATTTATAGTATAGTTTAAgaattttaaaacttgtttttcttttctgggAGCAGCCTGGCTAATTTCTTGATCATTGACTGTATGGTTTTTACGAAAATGTTGGATCCATTAATTTCTCATATGCGCCCACAAGTCTCTTAAGTATCATATAACCTTTGCTTATTGTCATGTCTACTTATTGCTAAGGAATTTCAAAATGATTTACAGAATACGGTGCCATGGAAAACTTGGGTGGAAGTTTTGATGCTAATAAACGGATAAGGACGGACGTCAATACGACAGCTAGTAGGTCGAGTAATCATGTAAACTTTTCTACCGGATCATCTTCTAAATCAAGGTTCATGCCTCATACCACTGAGAAAATTGCTACAAGTTGCCAACAGAATGTCCAGTTGAGTAGTGGACAGAATCAAGAATGGCCAAGGGACTGTACCTTTACTGGTTCAAAAAGGAATAGAGATGGCGAAGTTAAGATGCTTTCGAACATAAATGGATTGAACAATCAGGTAATTCTTTTGAAAGTTCATTTTGAGGGTTGTTTATATATTGATTGTCGCTAACTTGAAATTTTTGTATCAGAGTGAGGCTTCCAAACATTACAGTTCCGGCTTGCTTCACCAATTTAGCTTGCCAAGCACCAGTGGTGAAATGGAAACGATTGAGAATCTTTTACATTTTCAGCAAGACTCAGGTGTTCCTTGCAGGACGCGGGCCAAAAGGGGTTTTGCCACTCATCCTCGAAGCATAGCAGAGAGGGTAAACTTTAACAGATTTAATCTCAGTCGTTTATTTGTGCAAGTAACTTAGATATCTTTCAGGGTAATCGAGTAACTTCCTAGTTACATGCGTTTAATTATGTTCTTCATCAtttagtaaaaaaaaaattatgttctTCATCAACAATATCatctaaattaaaaaatttgacAATATGATTTACAGATGAGACGAACACGCATAAGTGAGAGAATGAAAAAACTGCAGGATCTTTTCCCAAATATGGACAAGGTAAAGATAATTTGTCAGCTTTTCAAGCTAGGGTGTGGAGTTTTTCTTGTTCGAACTAAGAGAACTCACATTTTTCTTGTCCATTGACAGCAAGCAAACACAGCAGATATGTTAGACTTGGCAGTTGAATACATTAAAGACCTCCAGAAAGAAGTAAAGGTACAGCTAAAATTTAAGCTCATAAAGTCCGATATCAAACAGGATCGAATTTTTCTCAcctcatatttttttttatgtaTAGACTCTGAACGAGACTCGGGACAGATGCACATGTTCGAGATGAAGATGACATTATCCTCTTCCATGAGTTGTTTCAAGTAAAAATTATTCTGCGTGTTTAGAAGATGAAAGTATGGAAAGAGCAAGAAGGAAGACAGATAAGCTTTTTCAACAGTTTAAGTTATAAGCCGATAAATGAAGAAATGTCCATGTGAAATAAGAGATCCTGGCAAGAAGTAGTCTACCGAAATGTCAAGATTAGATGAAGTATTGTAGTAGATAAATTTCCTTAGATTCACTTACAGCAATGAGGAAATTGTTTGTTGAAGCTGCCTTGGTAAAGTTATGTTTAGTTTAGTTGTTTCTTATAAATTTATCTCATCTTCCATCTTGTAAAAAATGTGTAAAAAATGTACTCCCAGAGCAGGGCAGTGTAAATATAAATAGGTTTTCATCCATTTTACTGGTTCGCCTTTTATATATTTGTGAAATGTAAGTTTAGTTATTTTGTAAGAGGTTTAGTTTTGGTGTAATATCTAGGGGTGTTGCTGAATGCAGCCAAGCTTGCTAGACATGAGGTCGAATAGAAAAGCTAGAATTGCATGTACTATTCAATAGTAACAACTATAATGTGGCCAGTTCATGATAAGTTGAGGTCAATTAGACACCAAACATGATATGGCAAGTTCATAATAAGTCCAGCAGATGGTATGAAATTGAAAAAACGATTCCATCTTATGTAATCAAAGAGCTCGATTGCACTTTCATATTTTCActttgtaaaaaaaaaatattcCCCCCAGTTGATTATTGCACTTACAAATGTGAGCTTCGTACACCGATTTGTGCCAAAAAAAACATTTGTCAAATATTGGCTTCCTCCGTGTAAATTTAAGTACAAGTATGTTGATAATAACCAATGATTTAAAAACACAAATTAATAATGTTGTGTACAAAATCTGTTTTGTCCACTCGTATCTATCTTTTTTACTTCCTTTCAAACTTATCATTTTATCATCGATCAGTTTTTGTTTAATTTTGAATGTCAACTTGGGCCCCCGATTGGATTCCTTAAACTTGTATTTGAAGGTAGCCTTGTTCAATGGATAGAAATTGTGATTCAATCTAATTCAATTGAAGTCTTAATAAGTAAACATCCGATATAAAATCCGATCAAAGTAAAGTCTTAATAATTAGAACTGCTGATGGAATGTGTTGATAGTAACTTGACTTCACCGGTGTTTCGGACTCCACATGACATTCAAATTTATTGAGTAGTCCGAAATTATCATGTTATCCGAACCTTGTCGACCATTTCCTCCCAACTCTTCCAAGGTCTGTACCATTTTTCAGTGatttggaaatcaatattttgtaGCCTATCAATAACATTAGTGTCTTCATTGCAAGGTGTAACATCCTCTCTGTACTCGCAACAACTTAATTGACCGGCCAATATtcaaaattaatgtcaaaaatgGGACGACCAGAAATAAGATATTACAATGGGGTTATCTTATCAAACTCTCCAAAAATTACTTAATATTATCTGCATGAGAATAAATCTAAAAATAGTATAGGTGTACAAAACTCTTGGATCATAATTTATTGCGTACTTGAATTCAATTTgtatttttttgctaaataattaCACATGCACACCGACGTCACGTCGAACTTTTGATTGCAGAAATTTATTTGGCTATCATGTGACTGATACAATCCTACAACAAGCAGCAACAAACCAGATTACAATCATCAAACGGCAGCTCTCTTTTTAGCATACTCGCAGAGAAATCAATTTCAACAAAATGAAACCACATAATTAGCTCCACTGCAGGTATAAGATTTGGTAGCATCATCAAAAGCAAAGTTATAAGCCAAAGGACAACTAGACTTAAAAACATCAGTATAACTGTTGCCCTGACACTTTTGAGGATCACTGAACTCACCAGTACAACAAGCCATAGGATTATTAAAAACCAAACATGGCGACAAACATGCCACAACTTTTCCTTCAACTTTATACTGCATCTGTTGCGGACACTGGCTCAAATCAACACTGCATGAAATCTTACTGCAATTACCATTTCCGCCAAGTGGCTCAACTGACACCTCCATGTTGTAGCCATCCACCAGGCTAATATCATATGTATCGCTATCGGAACCTAGAACAAATTCAGCCAATGACACTGGAGGTGCGCCTTCTTTTCCTTGACAGTGTAAGGTGCCACCGCAGTCTCCCACTGCACATTTTCCAATGCCATTATTGTCGAAGTTGCATCCATCACGAGCCCAAAATTTGCCTGACCAGTTATTAGGGGCTGTTATGTTTTTGGTTCCCCCTGCTTTGAGCTCCAGACCTCCGTTGAGTAGAGAAGGGGCATCGTAGCTTGTTAGAATTCCAGGCCATATAGTTGCTCCACAGTTGTTCTTTAATGTGAATGTTATACCATCAGCACCTAAAACAAAAATTAAAGATCAAATTTTAAGTTATCTGTAAATATATCGAACAAGAACCAGAAAGTAACATTTCATCAAGAAAAGTACACGATTTATGTAAAATTAAGATGATCATACA is a window from the Apium graveolens cultivar Ventura chromosome 1, ASM990537v1, whole genome shotgun sequence genome containing:
- the LOC141662047 gene encoding transcription factor bHLH129-like, with translation MYTLTGSDAIPKELNNLYFSSNFNHKPENNSNFSGSNLSRYRSAPSSIFDILLDEVKIDLNSSELKYGVDLKQEVVDLDGSAFFNVPDMGYVIPGEDSGVCNVDKSFRGSEEVKKNSNLTRQSSSPAGYLSNLVAEIEYGAMENLGGSFDANKRIRTDVNTTASRSSNHVNFSTGSSSKSRFMPHTTEKIATSCQQNVQLSSGQNQEWPRDCTFTGSKRNRDGEVKMLSNINGLNNQSEASKHYSSGLLHQFSLPSTSGEMETIENLLHFQQDSGVPCRTRAKRGFATHPRSIAERMRRTRISERMKKLQDLFPNMDKQANTADMLDLAVEYIKDLQKEVKTLNETRDRCTCSR
- the LOC141719625 gene encoding pathogenesis-related thaumatin-like protein 3.5, producing the protein MAFSHLLLLLIFLLGADGITFTLKNNCGATIWPGILTSYDAPSLLNGGLELKAGGTKNITAPNNWSGKFWARDGCNFDNNGIGKCAVGDCGGTLHCQGKEGAPPVSLAEFVLGSDSDTYDISLVDGYNMEVSVEPLGGNGNCSKISCSVDLSQCPQQMQYKVEGKVVACLSPCLVFNNPMACCTGEFSDPQKCQGNSYTDVFKSSCPLAYNFAFDDATKSYTCSGANYVVSFC